One Ranitomeya imitator isolate aRanImi1 chromosome 1, aRanImi1.pri, whole genome shotgun sequence DNA window includes the following coding sequences:
- the LOC138637918 gene encoding olfactory receptor 5P62-like, with amino-acid sequence MEKVLFFIIILIMYLVCIFGNLLTVILVEISSSLHLPMYFFISVFSVSEMLFVSVTVPKLLVNLIVAEKYISFTGCFLQLFIYSSLGATECCLLAVMAFDRDLAINLPLAYGSIMTHNLCVKLVIIPWFFGFGMGSIPTLFMVTLNYCGPNVINHFFCDLAPLQSLSCSNPFRSQLATTISAAFGCVVPFIFIMAFYFHIFYAISKIRSIEGKAKAFSTCSSHLIATSLFYGTIIIVYIRPQTSQYDKYLALIYTVVVPLLNPFIYTLRNKEIKLALVYRSPFPTTITTVFLWYFLFAANEGYSMQEIAKKLEISCRGEHKQALTRAEREVGGSAALSNKSDEGHD; translated from the exons ATGGAAAAG GTcctgttttttattattatattgatCATGTATCTTGTTTGCATCTTTGGGAATCTTCTGACGGTAATCTTAGTTGAAATTTCATCTTCTTTGCATTTACCAATGTATTTCTTCATTAGTGTGTTTTCAGTCTCAGAAATGTTGTTTGTGTCTGTTACTGTTCCAAAACTGTTAGTCAACCTTATTGTAGCTGAGAAGTATATTTCCTTCACTGGCTGCTTTCTACAATTATTTATATATAGTTCACTTGGAGCAACTGAATGTTGTCTACTTGCTGTGATGGCCTTTGATAGAGATCTGGCCATCAACCTTCCTCTCGCctatggaagcatcatgactcataATCTTTGTGTCAAGTTGGTCATAATTCCATGGTTCTTTGGATTTGGCATGGGTTCAATCCCAACTTTGTTCATGGTAACTTTGAACTATTGTGGCCCCAATGTCATAAACCATTTTTTCTGTGACTTGGCTCCATTGCAAAGTTTATCTTGTTCTAATCCATTCAGAAGTCAACTAGCCACCACTATTAGTGCAGCATTTGGTTGTGTTGTGCCTTTTATTTTCATTATGgctttttatttccatattttttaTGCAATCTCAAAAATCCGGTCCATAGAGGGGAAAGCCAAAGCTTTTTCGACATGTTCTTCACATCTGATTGCTACCAGTCTTTTTTATGGCACTATCATAATTGTATATATTAGACCTCAAACCAGTCAATATGATAAATATCTAGCTCTTATATACACAGTAGTGGTTCCATTGTTGAACCCATTTATTTACACTTTGAGGAACAAAGAAATTAAGCTAGCTTTG GTGTATAgaagcccatttccaacaaccatcactacagtgttcttatggtactttctgTTTGCtgc aaatgaaggctattctatGCAAGAAATTGCTAAGAAACTGGAGATTTCctgcagaggagagcacaaacaggctctaaccagagcagaaagagaagtgggaggctccGCTGCACTGAGCAACAag